A stretch of DNA from Shewanella sediminis HAW-EB3:
GCTAAACCACTTAACGACCATAGGGTAGATAGCAAGCTCCTGCTGGTTCACGCGCTCAGCCAATAGCTCTGCGGTATCCTCGCCGTAGACCGGCACTTTAGCCTGAAGGATAACAGGACCCGAATCGAGTTCGGGCGTCACAAAGTGTACGCTGGCACCGTGTTCTTTATCACTCGCATCGATGGCACGTTGATGAGTATTGAGTCCGGGGTACTTAGGTAGAAGAGAAGGGTGAATGTTGATCATCTTACCTTCATAGCTTTGTACAAACTCGTCACTCAAGATGCGCATAAAACCAGCCAAAACAATCAGATCAGGCTGGTATTTCGATATGGCAAGTTTCAAGCGAGCACCATACTCAACACGAGTTTCGTCTTTATGAGCTATCACACAACTGGTATCAATCTCATTTTGGTGGGCGCGGATAAGACCGTAAGCATCAGATTTGTTACTGATAACGCCAACGACATCGGCTTCAAGGTTATCATCACACCCATCGATAATGGCTTGTAGATTACTACCATTACCAGAGATTAATACTAATACGCGACAGCTTTTGGACATTACAGGATCTCCACTTGCTCTTCATCACCATTGCGCTTGGCAATGTCACCGATTAACCAGGCGTTTTCACCTTCGGCATTGAGCAGCGTTAGTGCAGCATCAACTTTCTCGCTAGGTAGGGCGACAACCATACCTACGCCACAGTTGAATGTGCGGTACATTTCAAATTCAGCAATGTTACCGTTTTCCATTAACCAGTTGAAAACGGTGGGCCATTGCCATGAGTCGCCTTTTACTACGGCTTTACAATCTTCTGGAAGCACACGTGGGATATTTTCCCAGAATCCGCCGCCAGTAATATGGGCCATTGCATGAACATCTGTTTGTTCGAGTAGCTTTAATAGCGACTTAACATAGATTTTTGTGGGTTCAAGCAGGTGGTCAATCAGTGGTTTACCTTCAAGGTTCAGTTGAGGATCGGCTTCGCTGACTTCAAGCACTTTACGAATGAGTGAGAAGCCATTTGAGTGAGGTCCGCTCGATGCTAATGCGATGAGTGAATCACCGGCAACGACTTTAGAACCGTCGATAATGTCTGCTTTTTCAACGACGCCGACGCAGAAGCCTGCTAAGTCGTAGTCATCGCCTTCATACATGCCAGGCATTTCGGCCGTTTCACCGCCAATAAGCGCACAACCGGATTGTACACAGCCTTCGGCGATACCTTTAACGACTGAAGTGGCCGCTTCAACGTCTAATTTGCCGGTGGCATAGTAATCGAGGAAAAAGAGTGGCTCAGCACCTGACACGATTAAATCGTTTGAGCACATAGCAACAAGGTCAATACCTACGGTGTCATGCTTCTTATGGTCAATGGCTAATCTGAGTTTAGTTCCGACACCATCGGTACCAGAAACAAGAACCGGGTGTTTGTACTTAGTCGGTAACTCACAAAGAGCACCAAATCCACCTAGGTTGCCCATAATTTCTGGACGGTGGGTACGTTTCACTGCAGTTTTAATATTATCAACAAGTGCATTACCGGCGTCGATATCAACACCTGCATCTTTATAGCTCAGCTGGGTAGGAGTGCTCACGAAGATCCTCTCGGGTACAGTAGGTACAGTATAGTTATTGGATTTTATGCGGCGCTATTCTAACAGTTTGTGACAGGCCTCGAAAGCGAAGTTT
This window harbors:
- the purN gene encoding phosphoribosylglycinamide formyltransferase — its product is MSKSCRVLVLISGNGSNLQAIIDGCDDNLEADVVGVISNKSDAYGLIRAHQNEIDTSCVIAHKDETRVEYGARLKLAISKYQPDLIVLAGFMRILSDEFVQSYEGKMINIHPSLLPKYPGLNTHQRAIDASDKEHGASVHFVTPELDSGPVILQAKVPVYGEDTAELLAERVNQQELAIYPMVVKWFSQGRLKMTDGAAYLDDIRLGEAGYAAD
- the purM gene encoding phosphoribosylformylglycinamidine cyclo-ligase — protein: MSTPTQLSYKDAGVDIDAGNALVDNIKTAVKRTHRPEIMGNLGGFGALCELPTKYKHPVLVSGTDGVGTKLRLAIDHKKHDTVGIDLVAMCSNDLIVSGAEPLFFLDYYATGKLDVEAATSVVKGIAEGCVQSGCALIGGETAEMPGMYEGDDYDLAGFCVGVVEKADIIDGSKVVAGDSLIALASSGPHSNGFSLIRKVLEVSEADPQLNLEGKPLIDHLLEPTKIYVKSLLKLLEQTDVHAMAHITGGGFWENIPRVLPEDCKAVVKGDSWQWPTVFNWLMENGNIAEFEMYRTFNCGVGMVVALPSEKVDAALTLLNAEGENAWLIGDIAKRNGDEEQVEIL